In one window of Miscanthus floridulus cultivar M001 chromosome 12, ASM1932011v1, whole genome shotgun sequence DNA:
- the LOC136496060 gene encoding uncharacterized protein, translated as MAEEMMPADELVFPGLDGGLLAGDNVVAGDDVTGFIPASQEPAQQRTSLRWTEPMSAFVLKQMCHLITTGVRTNKGFKEVHLNKVAKALQEFCGHEVSGTQVYNHLRKWRQRWVKLSKLRDLSGAQWDEDNCMIVLEEEHYNGHTKDHPNDAPLLNKPIQHYKQMMVIFANGQATGKWAMGSNEPLGTPSNCAESSLKTEILNSGKTVTPEDTKSEGGVGNKRKRSMLAEKDVVLFTSMAEAVKDVADAIRSTKVEDSHPELYGAVMFVPDFTEEALMCSGLTFSFVQLI; from the exons ATGGCTGAGGAGATGATGCCTGCTGATGAGCTTGTGTTCCCTGGACTGGATGGTGGTCTTTTAGCTGGTGACAATGTGGTTGCTGGGGATGATGTGACTGGTTTCATACCAGCATCACAGGAACCTGCTCAGCAGAGGACCTCTCTGAGGTGGACTGAGCCCATGTCTGCCTTTGTGCTGAAGCAGATGTGCCATCTCATTACCACTGGAGTGAGGACTAATAAGGGCTTCAAAGAAGTGCACCTGAACAAGGTGGCAAAGGCCCTGCAAGAGTTCTGTGGTCATGAAGTTAGTGGTACCCAGGTGTACAACCACctgaggaagtggaggcagaggTGGGTGAAACTGTCCAAGCTGAGGGACCTTAGTGGAGCTCAGTGGGATGAGGACAACTGCATGATTGTTCTTGAGGAGGAACACTACAATGGTCATACTAAG GACCACCCCAATGATGCTCCACTGCTCAATAAGCCCATACAACACtacaagcagatgatggtcatctttGCCAATGGTCAGGCAACAGGCAAGTGGGCTATGGGCTCCAATGAGCCACTTGGCACACCATCTAATTGTGCTGAGAGCTCACTGAAGACTGAGATCCTAAACAGTGGCAAGACTGTGACTCCTGAGGATACCAAGAGTGAGGGAGGAGTTGGTAACAAGAGGAAGAGATCCATGCTAGCAGAAAAGGATGTTGTTCTGTTCACTAGCATGGCAGAGGCAGTGAAGGATGTTGCTGATGCTATTAGGTCGACCAAGGTTGAGGATTCCCACCCTGAGCTATATGGTGCTGTTATGTTTGTGCCAGACTTCACTGAAGAAGCACTGATGTGTAGTGGGTTgaccttctcttttgtgcagttgATCTGA
- the LOC136498311 gene encoding 14 kDa proline-rich protein DC2.15-like → MASKAVLFVALNLLFFTVANACGSCPTPTPPPPPPPATPPPPFSGKCPLNALKFGVCADVLGLVKGEVGKVPAEPCCTLIKGLVDLEAAVCLCTAIKANVLGVVIDVPIKLSALVNYCGKCVPKGYICA, encoded by the coding sequence ATGGCATCCAAGGCCGTTCTCTTCGTGGCTCTCAACCTCCTGTTCTTCACAGTGGCCAACGCCTGCGGAAGCTGCCCGAccccaacgccgccaccgccgccgcctcctgctaCCCCACCCCCTCCATTCAGCGGTAAGTGCCCGCTGAACGCGCTCAAGTTCGGCGTGTGCGCCGATGTGCTCGGCCTCGTCAAAGGCGAGGTTGGCAAGGTGCCTGCTGAGCCATGCTGCACCCTCATCAAAGGCCTTGTAGACCTCGAGGCCGCCGTCTGCCTCTGCACGGCCATCAAGGCCAACGTGCTCGGCGTCGTCATCGATGTCCCTATCAAGCTCAGCGCCCTCGTCAACTACTGTGGCAAATGCGTGCCCAAGGGCTACATCTGTGCGTGA